The following is a genomic window from Eubalaena glacialis isolate mEubGla1 chromosome 18, mEubGla1.1.hap2.+ XY, whole genome shotgun sequence.
TCGGGATGAGAGTTAACTGGTGCCTGAGGGGCGacatgtgagtctgtttctgttgtcaTGGCAAAGGGGGTGGATGGGGAAGCGGAAGAGGAAAGGGCAGTGGCCACACTCCTGAGACCCAGTTCGCATGGGTGTGGATGAAGTATTGGGAGTATGAGGGGATGGTAGGAGCTGAGTTTTGTTTCCATGGGATCAGCAGGCAGCGGGGGGTAGGAGAGGCTTATGGTGAAAGGAGAGGTTTTGTAGGAGGCAGGTCTGTATGTTGGGATTGCTGAGGGTTGGGATTCCTGGACCAATGTCTATCTTTTGTCTCGAGTAGAGTCTGATAGGCTGTATAGGGGTGGGTGAGAGTATGTTCTCAATCTTCTGATAGCGGTTTGGGGGCAGTGAGCAACCTCCTGTGAGGAAGAGTAAGTGGGAGAGGTCACAAACTGCAAGGGAGGAGGCTTGTGACCACGTGGTGGTCAGGAAGTCTGAACTCTTGGTTCCAGAGAGAGGAGGGTTTTCCTTGGGTTGGATGCCTGCATCTCCTCTCATTCTGGTTAGGAGAcctgtgaggaggaggagggttggGGGCAGGTGGTCAAGGAGCTGGGTCAGCGTGCTGGCTTCTTAGGCCTCCCTTTCTTTATTCGCCCCAggcaacctctaatctactttgtgTCTCTAGATTTATctatcctggacatttcatataaacggaatcatacgacatgtgaccttttgtgtctggcttctttcactcagcataatgttttcaaggttcatccatgttgtagcgtggaTCAGAACTtcatcccttttttaaaaaaaatattatttacttatttatataaatttatttatttatttttggctgcgttgggtcttttttttttttttttaagaattgtatgctgcgttgggtcttcattgctgtgcgtgggctttctttagttgcggtgagcgggggctactcttccttgtggtgcgcgggcttctcgttgcggtggcttctcttgttgcggagcacggactctaggcgcacgggcttcagtagttgtggcacgtgggctcggtagttgtggctcgtgggctctagagcacaggctcagtagttgtggcgcacaggcttagttgctccgcgacatgtgggatcttcccggaccagggctcgaacccatgtctcctgcattggcaggtggattcttaaccactgcgccaccggggaagtcccttcatccctttttatggctgaataatattccgttttATGGCTAccccatattttgtttatctatccGTTGAtggatgttttgggttttttccacctCTTGGTTATAAATAACACTGCCATGAATATCTGAGTGGATCTCCATTCGGTTCTTGAATTGTCCCAGGCGGTGTTTACTCATCTCTCTCCCCCACGGGAGAAGGGATAATGTCTGACTTTGCTCTTTGGAAAGCTGGGGACATGGGAGACCTCAGTACCTGCTTGTTGAGTGAGCTTAGCACTTCAGGGCGTCATTCATTCAAACTCCAAACATTGAGCCCCGAGGGAGACCAGTGAGATGTGGGCTGTGCCCTTCATGGGACTCACATCCATTGGAGCCAAGAACATTGATCCAACAGTCTACCTTGTGAGTGTGAGATCAGACTCCCAAAAGAGGCCCTTCCTTCTGTCTGGACATCCAGAGACCCTAGAACTAGCCGGGCAGGGGCTGAGGTCAGGGAGGGCCTCCCTTAATGAGTGACGCTTGATCTGATTCAGTGAGGGGGAGTGGTGAGAGCAGGCCAGACCAGGGACCTGCACATGCAAAGGCCTAGTGACAGAGAGCTGGGGCAGCGAGGCGCAAGGGGGCCTGGGAGATCAGCGGGGGCCAGAACATGTCCAAGTTAATGCCCACTCTGCATCTGTCCTCGCAGCTCTGGGGGCGGGGAGGACTTCTTCCTTCAGCAAATAATTCCTGGGCACCAAACATGGGCCCGGCCCTGGGGACAGGGCTGTGAACGAGACAGACACAGTCCTTGGCTTCCTGGGACTGACAGCTTAACGGGGTCAACCCACCAGCCCTAGTGGGTGACAACTGAGGAGGATCTGGTGTTTGGGACGCCAGCCCGCCTGTGGGGAGGAGTGGAAAGGACTGTCTTGTGGGAGGCGGGCAGGAGGGACAGAGGAGGGCTTGTTGAAAGCTGGGACCGCAAAGGCTCTTACTGATGCATCTTCCTCCAACCACAGACAGCCACAACCAAGGTCCCAGAGATCCGCGACGTGACGAGGATTGAGCGTATCGGTGAGTGAGCATGGATCAGGAATAGGACCtagcccctgcctgccccctgTACCCCTGACAGAGCCAACTTACCCAGGACCCCCAAGAGGGAGTCGGCCTGCACACCATCCCACCATCCCCTGTCCCCCCTATCTAAGGAGGGAGGATCCTGAGTTCCAGAGCAGGTCAGatggctgggggcgggggtggggtggaccATGCCAGACCTCAACCCCAGGCGGTACTGCTGCTGGCTTGGCTTCCCTGGCGGGGCTCCCGGATGCCTCAGCATCCTGCTTGGAAATCGTGAAAGTGGATATTTGCTGAGTGCTGACTGGGGTTGGCCCTGCACTGACTGTCCCAAACCCCCAGCACTTGCATCATCTCTGTGAGGGCGGGGACCTGGTCTGTCTCCTTCGTAGCGGTGTCCCCAGCACAGGCCCTGGCAGACCAGACGCTCCACAGATAACCACTGAATATGAGTTTGCATCCCTTGAATCCTTACAGTAGCCCCACAAGGCGCCTCTTGTGACTGTCATCCCAGTTTTAGCTGAGGTGACCAAGACTCAGAGCAGTCAAGCCCCTGGTCCCAGCTCACCCGGGACCAGGAAGTTGGGGTGTAGTGGCAACAGCAGGGTGCAGCCTTTGCAAAGAGCCTTACTTGCAAGGAGGAGACTGCACTTATTtgttcacattcattcattcagagcTTCCAAAAGAGGCAGTAAAGGGCTCCTGGCTATGAACCTGGGTTCTGGAAGCACGCTGCTGGGTGCCACTTCTGAGCCGTGTAGTGAGGGGCTAGttgctctctgtgcctcagtttccttacctgcaaAACAGTGGGAGAGTAGTTCACCTCCTCGGTTGACATAAGATACAATAAGGTAAAGCACTTAGCTATCAAGGGCCAGCCCTGCTGGGAGCTGAGGACCCAGGAGACTCTAGCTGCACCGAGTCCCTGCCCTCGGCGTGCCTACAGTCCAGCACAGGGGTTGACACATCTTTCCTTAAAGTGCCAGATAGTAAATCTTCTCTGTTGAAAGTAATCAATTCTGCTGCAGCAGTGCGAGAGCACCCCCAGATGGTGTGTGAGCGAATGGatgtggctgtgtgccaataaaactttatttacaaaaacaagtgcccacccacaggctgtagtttgcccaGCCCTGGTCTAGTGTAAAGCATTGGAATCCTGCGTCTTCACCTCTCACTGGccgtgtggtcttgggcaagggACCTAACCTCTCTCAACTCCTCCCCGCCTCCATGTCAATGAGGGCCTGGGGGCGATTATTGAGCCCTGGCCATGATCCAGGGTGATAATAGCTGAGACTCTTGTTCTCAGAGTTACATGGAATGAGATTAGAACCTGGGAGGTCACTCAGGCCACCATGTAGCCTAAGAGCCACtcttatttactgagcatttaccatGTCCGGCCATCCTCCCAGTGAGGTGGGGAATCGAGGTGCCCCTGTGACCGAGGAGGAAACCAGGGCTCGGCGGGGAAGCCCCTCAGGCCACACATCAACACGAGCTGGCTGGTAACCGTGTCTTCTGGTTCTTTCCCCGCACACAGGCGCTCACTCCCATATCCGGGGGCTGGGGCTAGACGATGCCTTGGAGCCACGGCAGGTAGAGCCCAGGGGGCCGGGGTGGGAAGGCTGCTCCATGGGGGCCTCGGGCAGAGGGGACCCAGGGCTGTGGGGAGTATGGGGACTGCGTTATGATCTTCCAGACCTTTGTCTGCGCTGTATTTATAAAATTCAGCCGCATGTGCAGTTTTATCGTTCTTTAAAAAATGGGGGTGGAAAAggcttttttggctttttttctgaAGTCCCAGCCAACAATGTCCTGTTTGATCTCATCAGCCTGGAGATGGTAGAAATGCAGTAGTAGCCCAGTAGGAAGTCACCTTGTGTGCTCTgtcacctcccacccccaggcttcCCAGGGCATGGTGGGCCAGCTGGCGGCCCGGAGGGCAGCTGGCGTGGTGCTGGAGATGATCCGGGAAGGGAAGATCGCCGGCCGGGCAGTCCTCATCGCCGGCCAGCCGGGTACTGGGAAGACGGCCATTGCCATGGGTAAGACACCTCTCAGGGCAGGATCTCTTCTGGCCTTGCCAGATGCTCCCTCCTGTGTAAGTCAGGGTCAGGTTCAGCCATGTTTAACAGACAGCCCCAAATGGCAGTGGCTTAAACACTATGGGTTTATTCTCTCCCATAGAAGAACCTGAATGTAGGCCAATTCAGCCTTGTTGAACAGTGAAGGCTCCTACCTTCCTGCCTCCACATCACTTGCTTCCATGTCAGGGTCACCTCATGTTGCAAGAAGATGGCCTACGCTCCAGCCATCCCACCCATACTCCATATGGGAAGAAGGAGATAGAGGAATTGCAATGAGGGTGTACCTCCTAGAGGTAGCTCCCTTTAAGCAGCTGTCTTGGGACTCCCACGCACTCTTGCTTATATTTTATTGACTAGAACTTAATGGCTACACTCTGCTGCACAAGAATGAGacattaaaacttattttaatattttaattgggATCACTGCTACCCTAATAAAATGGGGGATCTGGAACGAAGGAAGATGGGAAAGATGGGCATTGCATAGACAGCCAGCAGTCTCTTTTGCAATGCATTAGTGATTTAAGATCTTTTTACTCACAACTGTCCCTCATCCTTGTTgagctcctattcatccttcagaaCCCTACCTAGGCATCTTTTCCTCATTGAAGCTTTCCTGGactctcctctcttcccactcATTCCCACCTTTGTGCCTTGACTGTGGGGCCAGGCAGTGAGAATCAAGGTAACAGCTAGGTCTGCAGTTAAGATAAAGTAGCACTCATTCGGGTACCCtggtgtgccaggccctggaccaGACACTGCGGACACTAAGATGATTAAGACCAAAGTCCTGACTTTAAGAAGCTTCCGGCCTGGAGGAGGTGTTCGTGGACACGGTCCCGTCCAGGGTGATGAACAGAGGAGGCTTCTACCTCCGAtgaggggtggtggggagagaaaaCGGGGTGGTGGTTGTCAGGAGAGACTTCCCAGGTGAGTCAGTGCCTGAACTAAGACTTGTAGGATGTCTGGGAGTCTCCTGGACAGACAGTAGGGAGCAGGACACCCAGGCACAGAGTGTGACACACATCTGTAAAGGGGACCAAGGAGAGTTCCCAGCTCACACTGGTCAGGAGGGTTCGGTGACTTCCTGTCCGGGAGACTTGGCTCAGAGCTGGGCAGAGCCCTCAGGAAGGGGAGCTGGCAGAGGGGCTCAGCGCTTGGAGTGATGGCAGGAATGGCCCCGCTGTCTACCAGCCAGCTCCAGGTCCCAGACCATAGAGGAGACCCGTCCCTGTGCTGGTTCCAGACCATGTGACGGAGTCATGGTTGAGCGCCAGTGTATGCCTGCCCGCCCTCGTAATCGCTCCTATGCAGGGTGCCATCCCGTGCCAGTGCTTGTCATGTTGTCAGTCCCATTACACAGAGGGGCAAACCGGCTTGGGGAGCAGACTTCTCAAGGTCGCCCGGTGCTAAGCACCGAAGCCGGGATTCGAACCTACACAGTCCGACTCTCTTACCTTCAGTTTCAGCCCCTTGCCTCTACCCCTGCTCATCACCCCCAAACCCTGAGGCTAAACAGCTCTTAGAGGTTGGGAGGCAGGCTTGGCAAGATCACAGAGTCGTAAGGTTCGCCCTCTGGGTAGCGCAGGGTTCTGATCCAGGGCCTGCCCACGCGGCCCTCCGTCCCCTGCCTTCTCTGCGTCGCCCTGTCTGCCGCTCAGCACCCTGCccctctctcctgctctcctgCCTGAGGAGGGAGAAGAGCTGGTTTGCCACAGAGCGGGTGTTGGGGACCTGGTGCCAGGGCTGCCCCCACCTACCCAGGctgcctcccctccttcccaggcATGGCACAGGCCCTGGGCCCTGACACCCCGTTCACAGCCATCGCCGGCAGTGAGATCTTCTCCCTGGAGATGAGCAAAACGGAGGCGCTGACACAGGCCTTCCGGCGCTCCATCGGTGTGCGCATCAAGTAAGCAGGGGGTGGTGCCAGCTCCCAGCGGCCTTGGGACGTCCCCCCCTGGCCCTGGCCAGCTCATCCTGCACCCAAGGGCTCACGGGAGTTGGCAATTCCTGAGGGCGCAGGCCTCGGGCTCTCTCCTTAGATCTGTTCTCTGCCCAGGGAGGAGACTGAGATCATCGAAGGGGAGGTGGTGGAGATCCAGATTGATCGGCCAGCAACAGGGACGGTGAGTCTGCTCCCGAGGCTAGGCTACCCccagggctggagggtgggggtcAACCTGCACTTTTAACACCTGTAAACAGCCTCCTAAATTAGTCTCATCTActgcaattaaattttttttttttaaacatctttattgaagtataattgctttacaatggtgtgttagtgcaattaaattttgaattttaaaaacatggtaGGAGAATCTTTAAATATAGGGAAAGCTATTCCCCAGATAGTTCTTTAAATTAGATTTTGATTACAGGAGAAATCCGTGGATACAtccttcctttaaaaatgaacaagcaaAACTCCCTTTAACTCCCTCCCCAATCCCAGTCCTTTTATGCTGCCGCCTGTCCCTACAAAGGGAGCACCTCACTGTGGAAACAATTCCAGGGCACAGGAGAGACTccaatgtgctgggaaaagcccggACTTGGCGACTGTTCATCTTGTGAGGAGGGGCGTGGCATTTTGTTTTCTTAGCTTATCTCGTGGGGAGGGGCgtggcatttttgttttcttagttgTTTAGCTGAGTTCTTCTGGGTTTGTGATAGCCAAAAGCCACCTTTCATTTGGGTATAAAAAAGGAGTGTTACAGTGGGACCCCTTTGGCCATTCTGTGAGACCTCAGGTCCCTGTTGTTTTTATAGATTTTgtcttttaggtttttgtttgtttctttactggatttttaataatagctttattAACGTGCAGTTGACAGCCAATAAGCCACGCCCTTGAAGGTTTACAGGATGTTAGGCTTTGACACACATGCACCCAGGAAGCTGTCACCGCAGTTGTGACAGTGGATATCTTCGTCAAGCCCCCAAAGCTGCCCCATGTCATGCTTGTTCCGAAGCTGTGTTAGGGAGACATTGGGCCCGTCTCTGAGCCCCTTGCCTGGCATGTCACCCCTCAGGGCTCCAAGGTGGGCAAGCTGACCCTCAAGACCACAGAGATGGAAACCATATACGACCTGGGCACTAAGATGATCGAGTCCCTGACCAAGGACAAGGTCCAGGCTGGGTGAGCAGTGGGGGCCGCACCAGGTGGGCAGGGTAGGGGAGCTCTGGCCCTTCCTTTCCTCACCCCCGCCCTCCATCCCCTGCAGGGATGTGATCACCATCGACAAGGCCACGGGCAAGATCTCCAAGCTGGGACGCTCGTTCACACGCGCTCGAGACTATGACGCCATGGGCTCCCAGGTGGGCCAGGGCTCCAGGTCCCCTCGGTCAGGCACCAGGATGTTTCTCTCTCCTCCATCACCCCAGGGCCCACAGGGTCTGGATCCTCCTGTCACCCCAACCCCATGTCCCTGGTACTCCTGGTTCTTCCCTGTACCCTCTAGGACAGCTGGGACCCCTCAGCTTGGCACTTGGCTCATGGTTTCCAGGGTCCTCCAGGAACCCCCATATCCTTCAGTGCTGTTGACTGCCCTGGTCTTGACTACCTCTTGGGCCTGGGGTTTCTGGGTAACCCCCATCTGGATTCTTAGTTCCATTCCAGGGAGTCCCAGTCTCCCCCAGACGGCCCCTTGGGCCCCCCCACTTCATGCTCTTTTCTGCCCTTATCCACACTGAACCCCACCCCGGCCCCATAGACCAAGTTCGTGCAGTGCCCAGACGGGGAGCTCCAGAAACGCAAGGAGGTGGTGCACACGGTGTCCCTGCACGAGATTGACGTCATCAACTCCCGCACCCAGGGCTTCCTGGCCCTCTTCTCAGGTGAGGCCCAGCCGTCGTCTCCCCCCGCCCCGGGGGGCCTGGcagctcccctctccctctcccatccACCAGTACGGCCCCCTCGTGACCATggcttttcccctcttcctccatGCCTGTTCGCTGACTCCTGTTCTTCTCTGTGAGTGTGGTTCTTCTCTCCCCCTGTGTTGCCTCTCTGGGACATCTCCGACTCCCTGGCCCTCCCGTCGTGCTGCCACTCCAGGCTTGGTCTCTCTCCCCTCTGTCCCCGGCGTCCCATCCTTCTGCATCTTGGTCCACCCTCCAGCCCTGGATCCCTGTCTTGTCTCTGACACCCCGCCTCCCGCAGGTGACACAGGGGAGATCAAGTCAGAAGTCCGAGAGCAGATCAATGCCAAGGTGGCCGAGTGGCGGGAGGAGGGCAAGGCGGAGATCATCCCCGGCGTGAGTACCAGGAcagggccagggcaggggacGTTGCGGTGGGGGAGAAGAGTGGGCGCAGGAGGTGGGTTTGACATCCGCCCCCCTGACCCCCAGGTGCTGTTTATCGACGAGGTCCACATGCTGGACATTGAGAGCTTCTCCTTCCTCAACCGGGCCCTGGAGAGTGACATGGCGCCTGTCCTCATCATGGCCACCAACCGCGGCATCACCCGGTGAGCCACTGCCGGCCCCTCAGAGGCCCCTGGGGAGAATGGGGACCTCTGGGTGGCGGGAACGGCCACTGGCTAATCAGGGCACGTTTGGTGAGCACCTCGTTAGGGAGGGGTGGGCTTGGCTATCCCCGAGCTTTGTGGCCCAGACAAGACAGTGTACTTTCCCCTCAAACAAAAGTAGGTGGCTGGTCAGGGCTGGTGGGCAACTCTGCTCCACAAGGAAGTCCAGGTGCcatgttctttctgttttcttgttcCCTTAAGGCTCCAGTTCCCAAACTGTGTGCCAAGGCACCCCAGGGTACTGCAGAGAACACAGGAGTGCTGTGggatgtgttttggtttttttttggctgcactgggtcttcgttcctgtgcgcaggctttctctagttgcggcgagtgggagcaactctttgttgcggtgcgcaggcttttcattatggtggcttctcttgttgcagagcatgggctctaggcgtgcgggctcagtagttgtggagccagactctagagcgcaggctcagtagttgtggcgcacaggcttagttgcttcgcagcatgtgggatcttcccggaccagggctcgaacctgagttccctgcattggcaggcggattcttaaccactgcgccaccagggaagcccctgtgggaTGTTTTAAGGTTTTAAGGGATGCACAGTGACATGTTTTGGACGCTGCAGAAACTACTACAATTAAGTTGCTTACACCTAACTGCTTAATAGAAATAAAGGGAACAAAGCCTAGTATTTCTCTTGACCTAAGGATACCATGGAAAAAATCCTGAGACATGAAGGGTACCAGACGCCATAAAGCTTGGGAACCTCTGCCCTAAGGTGTTGCTGTGCCATGTCCTCCCTGCTGGCTCTTCCCCACCTCATCTACGTTTCAAGAGTCcacaggaagggagaaggaagtggaGGGCAGAGAGCTCGCAAGAGGCTGGGGCCCAAAGGCTGCACCCAGCACGGCCACCTGGACCCATTACCCAGGGCTGCTCAGGTGTGTGGCAGCACCTGGCTGCACGGTAGCCCAGGGACCAGCACCTCCAGGGCAGCAGCCATGTGCCAGCTGCAGTGCAGGGAAGACAGGGGCATGGCTACCGGGGGCAGCAGGCAGGTCGTCCTTGGCTCTGTGCTTGACCCTTTTCCAGGATGAACTGCTTGGCCCCCTCAAAAGAAGCTCGGGAGGTAATATTGTCTCAGccctgctttattattattattatttttttggccatgcatcacagcttgcaggatcttagtttcccaatcaaggatcaaacccggggcttccctggtggcgcagtggttgagagtctgcctgccaatgcaggggacgcgggttcgagccctggtctgggaagatcccacatgccgcggagcgactaggcccgtgagccacaattgctgagcctgcgcgtctggagcctgtgctccgcaacaagagaggccacgatagtgagagacccgcgcaccgcaataaagagtggcccccacttgtctcaactagagaaagccctcgcacagaaacgaagacccaacacagccataaataaataaataaataaaatttaaaaaaaaaaaaaaaaggatcaaacccatgccccctgcaatggaagtgcggagtcctaaccacccggaccaccagggaattccctcggcCCCATTTTAAAGCTGGGGACAGCAAGGCctggtaacttgcccaaggtcacacgtaAAAGGTGGCAGGGCCAGAATTTGGTATCCAGATGACAGGGTTGGACAAGACCAGGTGAGAGCATGTTTGTAGCAGCTGCAGGTCAGGCTGTGGGAACAGGGGTGTCTCCTGTGAGGGGCAGCAAATGCAGCCACTCCTCTGCAGATTCCGTATTTGTGGATCTGCTTACTCGCTACAGTTGATTTGTAGCCCCCAAATTGGTATCCATCACACTTTGGCGGTCATTCGCAAACGTGTGCAGAGCAGGAAAAAATTGAATCGCCCACGGCAGACAGTCCAGACGAGGGTCAAAGCAGGCAGTGCTGTACCTCCTAGTTTCAGTTTACAGGCTGTAAATAAGTGTCCTTTTCCTGAtctatttagtgccacatttGTCACATTGTATGCTTTTTGTTCCTGgtaattttgctatttaaaatggcccccagCTGTCCAGTGTCGCTAAGCACAAGAAGGCAGGGATGTGCTGTATGGAGAAAACACATGTGTTAGATGAGCTTCCTTCAGGCACGAGTTCAAGTGCTATTGGCTATGAGTTCAGCATGAATAAGTCAATAATGTATATTGAATAAGGTGTCTTTAACCTGAAACCAGGCTACCTATTGGTTGGTTGCCAAAaattgtgaccagaggctcacaggagccTAACCCTGTATTTGCTAATTGAGTATTCGCCTCCACTTTGTAGAACGCAGCTACCATGAATAACGGGAATCTGCTGTTTCCTAGCACCACGTGCCAGGCCTTGTGCTGGGCCAGGTGCAGGCGGGGACAGGACCAGCACAGTTGCTTCCCTTGTGGAGCTCTGTGTCAAGCAGAGGAGTGGGACCTTGATCCGGTAATCCCGGACACAGATATCTAGCGAAAACCAGCTCAGCTCCAGGGGGATTGATGCAGTCAGGGCGTGGCTGCGCCTTCCGGCAGTGACACCAGCCCAGAGCTGAAGGCTAACGGGTATTTGGTCCAGTGAGCCAGTGAGCGGGCTGCGGCCGAGGGGGTTGGTAGGGGTGGGGTGTTCTGAGTAGAGGGAGTGGAGAGCCAGGTTCTAAGAGCATCACCCTGACagcctccctttcccctcctccccaggatcCGGGGCACCAGCTACCAGAGCCCCCACGGCATCCCCATTGACCTGCTGGACCGCCTGCTTATCGTCTCGACCTCTCCCTACAGCGAGAAAGACACAAAGCAGATCCTCCGCATCCGGTGCGGGTGGGGGGCCCCCCTGGCCTTCCGGGGCAGGTCCAGGCTGCAGGCCTGAGAGGCAGGGCTGGTGTCTACCCTGTTTGACACGTGGCAACACTGAGGTCTGAGGGGGAAGTCACTGGGCCTGCCAGAAGCAGAACTGGGCTGGGCATCCAAGCAGTGGCCTATGATGGGGGTCACTCTTTGGAGAAGGGAGGGGCTGTGCCGGTGACTGACCTTGGGGAAAGAGCCCTGGAAgggggaggctcaggaggcccaAGGTTTGGGCCCAGCCTGTGCCTCGGTGGCTCTTCTGTGCTTCTGAGGACGTGGACTCCACGTGTACCCCGGGAGGTCCAGCAGCGCCACGGCCCTGGCTGAATGCCCCCTACGCCCCCTGCCCGCAGGTGTGAGGAGGAAGACGTGGAGATGAGTGAGGACGCCTACACGGTGCTGACCCGCATTGGGCTGGAGACCTCGCTGCGCTACGCCATCCAGCTCATCACGGCCGCCAGCCTGGTGTGCCGGAAACGCAAGGTCAGCGGCTGCGTCTGCCCAGGGGTCAGATGAGCGAGTGGAGGACATGCTACTCCCAGGGCTTTCCCTGGGCAGTTGCATTTAGTCCCAGAACTCAAATTTTCAAAGGCAGGGGACTTTGGTCTCTCGGGTTAATTTCTGTGGCTCCCAGCCTGACACACAGGAGGTGCTGAGTAAATATCTATTGGCTGCAAGTTGATGCCATTaagtccattttacaggtgaagaaactgaggggtggggaggtggggcccACAGCCACGAGGTGGCCAtggcaggatttgaatccaggcaaccTGGCCCCAGAGTCCTCACCCTGACCCGCCTCCTGGGAGGGGCCCCACTGAGGTCTCA
Proteins encoded in this region:
- the RUVBL2 gene encoding ruvB-like 2 produces the protein MATVTATTKVPEIRDVTRIERIGAHSHIRGLGLDDALEPRQASQGMVGQLAARRAAGVVLEMIREGKIAGRAVLIAGQPGTGKTAIAMGMAQALGPDTPFTAIAGSEIFSLEMSKTEALTQAFRRSIGVRIKEETEIIEGEVVEIQIDRPATGTGSKVGKLTLKTTEMETIYDLGTKMIESLTKDKVQAGDVITIDKATGKISKLGRSFTRARDYDAMGSQTKFVQCPDGELQKRKEVVHTVSLHEIDVINSRTQGFLALFSGDTGEIKSEVREQINAKVAEWREEGKAEIIPGVLFIDEVHMLDIESFSFLNRALESDMAPVLIMATNRGITRIRGTSYQSPHGIPIDLLDRLLIVSTSPYSEKDTKQILRIRCEEEDVEMSEDAYTVLTRIGLETSLRYAIQLITAASLVCRKRKGTEVQVDDIKRVYSLFLDESRSTQYMKEYQDAFLFNELKGETMDTS